CGAATGCGTGCTGGACGGTACCAAGCAGCTGAAGGAAAACGGCGTGCGCACCCTGGATATCGCCAAGCGCTTGATAGATTACGGGTTCCATCCGCCGACCATATACTTCCCGCTGATAGTGCACGAAGCCATAATGATAGAGCCGACCGAGACCGAAAGCAAGGAGACGCTGGACGGATTCATCATCGCCATGAAGCAGATAGCCGACGAGTCAGCCAAGAACCCTGCTCTGGTCAAGTCCGCGCCCCAGACCGCGCCGGTCAAACGGCTGGATGAGGTCAAGGCCGCCAAGGAATTGGTGGTCAGGTACACGCCCGGTAAATAAGTCATCCCCACTATAACGCATTACTTGACAGCCTTGCCGTCTTTGGTATAGAGAACCATATTATGCCCAAGCGAATAGTCATCATCGGTGGCGGCACGGCCGGGGCTTCGGCCGCGCTGGCGGCGCGCAAGTCGGACCGTCAGGCGGTAATCACCGTATTGTCGCGAGAAGCATATCCGACCTATTCCCGGTGCGGACTGCCCTTCGCCATCGGCGGCGTGATACCGGCACTGGAAAACCTGGTGGTCTTCCCGGAGAAGGTCTTTGCCGCCCAGAAGATAGATCTCAAGCTCAATACCGAGGTGACCAAACTCAACGTCCAAACCAAAGAGGTCACCTATCGCCAGGCCGATAAAGACGGTATCATCAACTATGACGCATTGATTATCACCAGCGGTTCGGTGCCATCAGTGCCCGGGCCGTTGCTAAAGGTCTTGGGCAGCCGCAGGTATTTCGTCCTGCGCACCATAGACGACGCCCGGCGGATAATGGCCCAGGCGGCCAGCGCCAAGTCGGCGCTCATCATCGGCGCCAGTTTTATCGGGTTGGAAACAGCCGAGGCGCTCAAGGAAAAATACAAGCTCGATGTCACGCTTATCGAACAGTTCCGCGTGCTTTGGCGGATGCTTGACGTTGACACCAGCAAGCTGGTCTACGACCACCTGGTGGCGCATGGCATTAAGGTCAGGGAAAACGAGACCTTGAGCGACCTGTCCGCCGTTCCGGAATCAGCCGTTATCATCGTCTCGGCCGGCATCAGGCCCGAGACCGCTATTTTCAAGGAGGCCGGCATAGAGGTCGGCCCGTCCGGCGGCATCAAGACCAACGAATATTTACAGACCAACTTTCCGGACATCTATACGGCCGGCGACTGCGCCGAGTCGGTTTCCGGCGCCACCGGCGAACCGCTGCTTATCGGCCTGGGCACTATCGCCGCCCGCCAGGGCGTGGCGGCCGGGATTAACGCCAGCTTGCCGGCCGACAGCATCGACCGGAAAACCGTCCCGATTATACTCAATGCATCGGTGCTGAAACTATTAGGCCGGGAAATCGGCAGCGCTGGATTTACTGAAGAATACTTTAAGAAAACCGGGAAGATAAGTACGGCCTCTGGCACCATTAAATTTCTGTCCTTGCCGCATTATTATCCTGGCGGCAGCGACGTTCACGTCAAGCTTATCGCCGACAGGTCCACCGGCGCGATAGTCGGCGGGCAGGTGTTGGGCCAGTCGGCCGTCGGCGCCAGGGTCAATATGATTTCGCTGATGATAGAAAACCGGATGACCGTGTCGGATGTTCTCCGGAGCGATTTCTGCTACTCCCCGCCGGTGGCTGACATCTGGGAGCCGATAACCATCGCCGCCCAGGCGCTGGAGCGGGTTATAAAAGCTAAAAAGATTTGATTCTATCGTTGTTTAAATTATAATCAAACCATATGGTAGGCGAGAATAAAAAACGGTTTGGGGAAATCCTCAAGGAGATGAAGCTGATTACGGCTGAACAGCTCGAGGCCGCCCTGAAGGAGCAGAAAACGACACCGGATAAAAAAATAGGCCAGATCCTGGTAGCCAAGGCCATAATCACCCCGGGCCAGGTTACGGCCGTGCTTTCACGCCAGACCGGATTGAAGTTCGTCCGGATTTCATCAGGCACCATAACACCGGAGATAATCAAGGCCATTCCCTCTAACATCGCCGTGGAATACAAGGTCATTCCGATTAAGAAGGAAGGCAAGGTTTTGACCTTGGCCGTGATTGAGCCGCCCGATATTTTCGCCTTGGACAACCTGCGTTTTGCCCTTAACGCCGAAATCGATTGCGTCCTGGCTACCGAAGAAGAGATTAACATGGCGCTGGGCAAGTATTACGCCAAGAGCATTGATGATTTCGGCAAGCTCGTCGGCGAAGCGTCCGGCGATGTTACCGAGCGGGGCAACAAGGAAGACCGTGCCGATATGTCGGCCGACGACGCGCCGGTTATCAAGCTGGTTAACACCTTCGTTTCCGAAGCAGTCAAGACCAGGGCCAGCGATATTCATCTGGAATCGATGGAAGACTCCGTCCGCATCCGCTACCGTATTGACGGCATCTGCCGCGAGATCGAGACTTTGCCTAAACGGCTTCAGGCGCCGGTACTGTCGCGCATCAAGCTTATGGCCGGGATGGATATATCCGAGAAGCGTAAGCCGCAGGACGGCCGCATTCCCATCAGCGTTGACGGGCGCGACTTCGATATCCGCGCCTCGGCCTTGCCCTCCACCCACGGCGAAAGCATCGTCCTCAGGTTGCTGGAAAAACAGTCAGTCATCACTCTGGAAAGCCTCGGTTTCCATCCGGATGATTATACCAGATTCAAAGCCATCATTAAAAAACCCAGCGGCGTGTTCCTGATTACCGGGCCGACCGGTTCAGGCAAGACCACTACCCTTTACGCCGCGCTTAAGGAACTCAATAAGCCCAACGTTAAAATAATCACCGCCGAAGACCCGGTCGAATACGTCATGCCCGGCATCAATCAGTCCCAGGTCCGCAAGGACATCGGGCTGACCTTTGCCGCTATCATCAGGTCGATGCTCAGGCAGGCGCCCAATATCATACTGGTCGGCGAAATCCGCGACATGGAAACGGCTGAAACCGCCATCCAAGCCGCATTGACCGGCCACCTGGTATTCAGCACGCTCCATACCAACGACGCCTGCTCGGCCGTGACCAGGCTTTTGGATATGGGCACCAAGCCGTTCCTGGTCGCCTCGGCGGTTCAGGCCATTATGGCCCAGCGGCTGATCCGGTTGCTCTGTCCTAAATGTAAATCGCCCCAGGAGCCAAGCGAAGGCGATTTGGCCGCACTGGGATTGAAACCCAAAGACGTCAAGGGTCGCGTCATATATAAAGCCGTCGGATGCCCGGAATGCGGTAATGAAGGATATAGGGGGCGCAAAGGTATTTACGAGCTCCTGGAAATAAACTCCGCCATCCGCGACCTGATTTTTAAGCGCTCATCAACAGCCAAAATATTCGAACAGGCCAAGCTGACCGGCATGGTTACCCTGCTCGAAGACGGCGTCAGGAAGATTGTCGAAGGGCTGACCTCGGTCGAGGAAATACTCCTGATGACCAAGCGAGAAGACATCTCTTATTAACCCCGATAGCAAAAGGAGTCAATTATGGCCATAGAACTGAACAAATTACTCGATGTTGTCGTGGACAAAGGCGCCTCGGACTTGCATCTGGCCGTGGGCCTGCCGCCGGTCATCCGATTGCACGGCCGGCTCCGGCAGCTCAACGTGCCGGCCCTGACCCAGGACGATACAACCGCCTTTATGAAATCCATCACCTCCGAGCGAAGCCAGATAGAAATCAAGGAAAAAGGCGGCTGCGACTTCGGTTT
This region of Candidatus Brocadiia bacterium genomic DNA includes:
- a CDS encoding FAD-dependent oxidoreductase → MPKRIVIIGGGTAGASAALAARKSDRQAVITVLSREAYPTYSRCGLPFAIGGVIPALENLVVFPEKVFAAQKIDLKLNTEVTKLNVQTKEVTYRQADKDGIINYDALIITSGSVPSVPGPLLKVLGSRRYFVLRTIDDARRIMAQAASAKSALIIGASFIGLETAEALKEKYKLDVTLIEQFRVLWRMLDVDTSKLVYDHLVAHGIKVRENETLSDLSAVPESAVIIVSAGIRPETAIFKEAGIEVGPSGGIKTNEYLQTNFPDIYTAGDCAESVSGATGEPLLIGLGTIAARQGVAAGINASLPADSIDRKTVPIILNASVLKLLGREIGSAGFTEEYFKKTGKISTASGTIKFLSLPHYYPGGSDVHVKLIADRSTGAIVGGQVLGQSAVGARVNMISLMIENRMTVSDVLRSDFCYSPPVADIWEPITIAAQALERVIKAKKI
- a CDS encoding ATPase, T2SS/T4P/T4SS family — encoded protein: MVGENKKRFGEILKEMKLITAEQLEAALKEQKTTPDKKIGQILVAKAIITPGQVTAVLSRQTGLKFVRISSGTITPEIIKAIPSNIAVEYKVIPIKKEGKVLTLAVIEPPDIFALDNLRFALNAEIDCVLATEEEINMALGKYYAKSIDDFGKLVGEASGDVTERGNKEDRADMSADDAPVIKLVNTFVSEAVKTRASDIHLESMEDSVRIRYRIDGICREIETLPKRLQAPVLSRIKLMAGMDISEKRKPQDGRIPISVDGRDFDIRASALPSTHGESIVLRLLEKQSVITLESLGFHPDDYTRFKAIIKKPSGVFLITGPTGSGKTTTLYAALKELNKPNVKIITAEDPVEYVMPGINQSQVRKDIGLTFAAIIRSMLRQAPNIILVGEIRDMETAETAIQAALTGHLVFSTLHTNDACSAVTRLLDMGTKPFLVASAVQAIMAQRLIRLLCPKCKSPQEPSEGDLAALGLKPKDVKGRVIYKAVGCPECGNEGYRGRKGIYELLEINSAIRDLIFKRSSTAKIFEQAKLTGMVTLLEDGVRKIVEGLTSVEEILLMTKREDISY